In Microtus ochrogaster isolate Prairie Vole_2 unplaced genomic scaffold, MicOch1.0 UNK108, whole genome shotgun sequence, the genomic stretch tgtcctcaaaatgaaccccaggagcaggggtagaccctGGGCCCTACAGGCTgagctcgaactcacagaaatgattctgcctctgcctccagagtgctggggttgaaggcatgtgccaccataatctggttcttttctgatttctaatatttttatgctaatctttttttgatatttattgagctctacatttttctctgctcccctccctgcctctccccttcaactcttccccaaggtccccatgctNNNNNNNNNNNNNNNNNNNNNNNNNNNNNNNNNNNNNNNNNNNNNNNNNNNNNNNNNNNNNNNNNNNNNNNNNNNNNNNNNNNNNNNNNNNNNNNNNNNNNNNNNNNNNNNNNNNNNNNNNNNNNNNNNNNNNNNNNNNNNNNNNNNNNNNNNNNNNNNNNNNNNNNNNNNNNNNNNNNNNNNNNNNNNNNNNNNNNNNNNNNNNNNNNNNNNNNNNNNNNNNNNNNNNNNNNNNNNNNNNNNNNNNNNNNNNNNNNNNNNNNNNNNNNNNNNNNNNNNNNNNNNNNNNNNNNNNNNNNNNNNNNNNNNNNNNNNNNNNNNNNNNNNNNNNNNNNNNNNNNNNNNNNNNNNNNNNNNNNNNNNNNNNNNNNNNNNNNNNNNNNNNNNNNNNNNNNNNNNNNNNNNNNNNNNNNNNNNNNNNNNNNNNNNNNNNNNNNNNNNNNNNNNNNNNNNNNNNNNNNNNNNNNNNNNNNNNNNNNNNNNNNNNNNNNNNNNNNNNNNNNNNNNNNNNNNNNNNNNNNNNNNNNNNNNNNNNNNNNNNNNNNNNNNNNNNNNNNNNNNNNNNNNNNNNNNNNNNNNNNNNNNNNNNNNNNNNNNNNNNNNNNNNNNNNNNNNNNNNNNNNNNNNNNNNNNNNNNNNNNNNNNNNNNNNNNNNNNNNNNNNNNNNNNNNNNNNNNNNNNNNNNNNNNNNNNNNNNNNNNNNNNNNNNNNNNNNNNNNNNNNNNNNNNNNNNNNNNNNNNNNNNNNNNNNNNNNNNNNNNNNNNNNNNNNNNNNNNNNNNNNNNNNNNNNNNNNNNNNNNNNNNNNNNNNNNNNNNNNNNNNNNNNNNNNNNNNNNNNNNNNNNNNNNNNNNNNNNNNNNNNNNNNNNNNNNNNNNNNNNNNNNNNNNNNNNNNNNNNNNNNNNNNNNNNNNNNNNNNNNNNNNNNNNNNNNNNNNNNNNNNNNNNNNNNNNNNNNNNNNNNNNNNNNNNNNNNNNNNNNNNNNNNNNNNNNNNNNNNNNNNNNNNNNNNNNNNNNNNNNNNNNNNNNNNNNNNNNNNNNNNNNNNNNNNNNNNNNNNNNNNNNNNNNNNNNNNNNNNNNNNNNNNNNNNNNNNNNNNNNNNNNNNNNNNNNNNNNNNNNNNNNNNNNNNNNNNNNNNNNNNNNNNNNNNNNNNNNNNNNNNNNNNNNNNNNNNNNNNNNNNNNNNNNNNNNNNNNNNNNNNNNNNNNNNNNNNNNNNNNNNNNNNNNNNNNNNNNNNNNNNNNNNNNNNNNNNNNNNNNNNNNNNNNNNNNNNNNNNNNNNNNNNNNNNNNNNNNNNNNNNNNNNNNNNNNNNNNNNNNNNNNNNNNNNNNNNNNNNNNNNNNNNNNNNNNNNNNNNNNNNNNNNNNNNNNNNNNNNNNNNNNNNNNNNNNNNNNNNNNNNNNNNNNNNNNNNNNNNNNNNNNNNNNNNNNNNNNNNNNNNNNNNNNNNNNNNNNNNNNNNNNNNNNNNNNNNNNNNNNNNNNNNNNNNNNNNNNNNNNNNNNNNNNNNNNNNNNNNNNNNNNNNNNNNNNNNNNNNNNNNNNNNNNNNNNNNNNNNNNNNNNNNNNNNNNNNNNNNNNNNNNNNNNNNNNNNNNNNNNNNNNNNNNNNNNNNNNNNNNNNNNNNNNNNNNNNNNNNNNNNNNNNNNNNNNNNNNNNNNNNNNNNNNNNNNNNNNNNNNNNNNNNNNNNNNNNNNNNNNNNNNNNNNNNNNNNNNNNNNNNNNNNNNNNNNNNNNNNNNNNNNNNNNNNNNNNNNNNNNNNNNNNNNNNNNNNNNNNNNNNNNNNNNNNNNNNNNNNNNNNNNNNNNNNNNNNNNNNNNNNNNNNNNNNNNNNNNNNNNNNNNNNNNNNNNNNNNNNNNNNNNNNNNNNNNNNNNNNNNNNNNNNNNNNNNNNNNNNNNNNNNNNNNNNNNNNNNNNNNNNNNNNNNNNNNNNNNNNNNNNNNNNNNNNNNNNNNNNNNNNNNNNNNNNNNNNNNNNNNNNNNNNNNNNNNNNNNNNNNNNNNNNNNNNNNNNNNNNNNNNNNNNNNNNNNNNNNNNNNNNNNNNNNNNNNNNNNNNNNNNNNNNNNNNNNNNNNNNNNNNNNNNNNNNNNNNNNNNNNNNNNNNNNNNNNNNNNNNNNNNNNNNNNNNNNNNNNNNNNNNNNNNNNNNNNNNNNNNNNNNNNNNNNNNNNNNNNNNNNNNNNNNNNNNNNNNNNNNNNNNNNNNNNNNNNNNNNNNNNNNNNNNNNNNNNNNNNNNNNNNNNNNNNNNNNNNNNNNNNNNNNNNNNNNNNNNNNNNNNNNNNNNNNNNNNNNNNNNNNNNNNNNNNNNNNNNNNNNNNNNNNNNNNNNNNNNNNNNNNNNNNNNNNNNNNNNNNNNNNNNNNNNNNNNNNNNNNNNNNNNNNNNNNNNNNNNNNNNNNNNNNNNNNNNNNNNNNNNNNNNNNNNNNNNNNNNNNNNNNNNNNNNNNNNNNNNNNNNNNNNNNNNNNNNNNNNNNNNNNNNNNNNNNNNNNNNNNNNNNNNNNNNNNNNNNNNNNNNNNNNNNNNNNNNNNNNNNNNNNNNNNNNNNNNNNNNNNNNNNNNNNNNNNNNNNNNNNNNNNNNNNNNNNNNNNNNNNNNNNNNNNNNNNNNNNNNNNNNNNNNNNNNNNNNNNNNNNNNNNNNNNNNNNNNNNNNNNNNNNNNNNNNNNNNNNNNNNNNNNNNNNNNNNNNNNNNNNNNNNNNNNNNNNNNNNNNNNNNNNNNNNNNNNNNNNNNNNNNNNNNNNNNNNNNNNNNNNNNNNNNNNNNNNNNNNNNNNNNNNNNNNNNNNNNNNNNNNNNNNNNNNNNNNNNNNNNNNNNNNNNNNNNNNNNNNNNNNNNNNNNNNNNNNNNNNNNNNNNNNNNNNNNNNNNNNNNNNNNNNNNNNNNNNNNNNNNNNNNNNNNNNNNNNNNNNNNNNNNNNNNNNNNNNNNNNNNNNNNNNNNNNNNNNNNNNNNNNNNNNNNNNNNNNNNNNNNNNNNNNNNNNNNNNNNNNNNNNNNNNNNNNNNNNNNNNNNNNNNNNNNNNNNNNNNNNNNNNNNNNNNNNNNNNNNNNNNNNNNNNNNNNNNNNNNNNNNNNNNNNNNNNNNNNNNNNNNNNNNNNNNNNNNNNNNNNNNNNNNNNNNNNNNNNNNNNNNNNNNNNNNNNNNNNNNNNNNNNNNNNNNNNNNNNNNNNNNNNNNNNNNNNNNNNNNNNNNNNNNNNNNNNNNNNNNNNNNNNNNNNNNNNNNNNNNNNNNNNNNNNNNNNNNNNNNNNNNNNNNNNNNNNNNNNNNNNNNNNNNNNNNNNNNNNNNNNNNNNNNNNNNNNNNNNNNNNNNNNNNNNNNNNNNNNNNNNNNNNNNNNNNNNNNNNNNNNNNNNNNNNNNNNNNNNNNNNNNNNNNNNNNNNNNNNNNNNNNNNNNNNNNNNNNNNNNNNNNNNNNNNNNNNNNNNNNNNNNNNNNNNNNNNNNNNNNNNNNNNNNNNNNNNNNNNNNNNNNNNNNNNNNNNNNNNNNNNNNNNNNNNNNNNNNNNNNNNNNNNNNNNNNNNNNNNNNNNNNNNNNNNNNNNNNNNNNNNNNNNNNNNNNNNNNNNNNNNNNNNNNNNNNNNNNNNNNNNNNNNNNNNNNNNNNNNNNNNNNNNNNNNNNNNNNNNNNNNNNNNNNNNNNNNNNNNNNNNNNNNNNNNNNNNNNNNNNNNNNNNNNNNNNNNNNNNNNNNNNNNNNNNNNNNNNNNNNNNNNNNNNNNNNNNNNNNNNNNNNNNNNNCtgctctgacaaggccacaccttttttattttattgatttttattgagctctacagttttctctgctccatttcctgcctctcccctccccttcaaccctctcctaaggtccccgtgatcccaatttactcaggagatcttgtcttttttctccttagatctatgtatgtctctcttagggtcctcattgttgtctaggttctctgggaaagGTCACACATCCCACGGTTCTAGGAGGGAACATCATTGTTACCAATCTCGAGTCTCCTATGATTAAAATGGTAATGGCTCTTATACTCAAGAGGACAGCACCCTAGGATACATATAGGAAGACTAGTTTTAATTCCCAATGCATGGTGTCATCTAACCATAAGCAAGAGGATTATCCTTTGCTGTGtgatcaaggtcattcttggctatatgCCACACTTGGATATGTAGCTTAGTGACAGTGTGTGCTTAGGACATGGAAGTCTCTGTGTTCATTACCTCACACCAAGGATGAAGTAATTTAGTGGCAGATTACCTGGTTAGAATggtaaggtcctgggttcaatacaGGTGGCTGTTGATAATAAATAAGTTATAGAAGGATGTGTCCCAGGTTATGGGAGTTGGAAGCAGCAGGATAGCCTTGACTTCCAGGACATACTGGAGTACATAGTATCAGTTGGTGTATTCTGTCGGtacgataaataaccagaccagctcgagaacaacagatataatttaataactgAAAAAGGGGGGAACTCACGCTACAAGAGTGGGAAGTCTGAAATCCAAAATGGTTCAGCGAGCACCGCATAAAGAGAGCATGCACCTACCTCTCCctgtttttctacctgggctccaggtggccacaccctaaccagatgtgattggttgagcttccccatcactaaccaggctacataggaagatccagtctcaaaaaaattgTCAACTATGAGTTACTGTTGTTTctagcttctttttctgtttttgtgggtaAAGAGATGAAATGATTGAATGAGAGGTACTTGGGAGACCACAAGATTGGTTGAAGCCAGTATATGGCAGGGTCCTGGCAACAACCAAAATGGACTATTTTATGACCCCCAGGGGGATATTTGTAGTCCTTCAAGTCAGGGTATACACTGAGTTGGAAAGAGGGCATCTCATCGTTGGTATAAATTTGGGCCACAGGCAGGATGCTGGTAGGGGCCCCTAGTGGTATATTCTCCTTACTCTGGGATGGACTGGTATTGACTCCACTATGAAGTGAATGCTGGCATTGAACTTGAGGTGATTGCTGATGCTGGACTTGAGGTGACTGTTGGTGCTGGACTTGAGATAACAGAAGTGGAGTTAGAGGTAACTTCTGGTGTTGAACTTGAGNNNNNNNNNNNNNNNNNNNNNNNNNNNNNNNNNNNNNNNNNNNNNNNNNNNNNNNNNNNNNNNNNNNNNNNNNNNNNNNNNNNNNNNNNNNNNNNNNNNNNNNNNNNNNNNNNNNNNNNNNNNNNNNNNNNNNNNNNNNNNNNNNNNNNNNNNNNNNNNNNNNNNNNNNNNNNNNNNNNNNNNNNNNNNNNNNNNNNNNNNNNNNNNNNNNNNNNNNNNNNNNNNNNNNNNNNNNNNNNNNNNNNNNNNNNNNNNNNNNNNNNNNNNNNNNNNNNNNNNNNNNNNNNNNNNNNNNNNNNNNNNNNNNNNNNNNNNNNNNNNNNNNNNNNNNNNNNNNNNNNNNNNNNNNNNNNNNNNNNNNNNNNNNNNNNNNNNNNNNNNNNNNNNNNNNNNNNNNNNNNNNNNNNNNNNNNNNNNNNNNNNNNNNNNNNNNNNNNNNNNNNNNNNNNNNNNNNNNNNNNNNNNNNNNNNNNNNNNNNNNNNNNNNNNNNNNNNNNNNNNNNNNNNNNNNNNNNNNNNNNNNNNNNNNNNNNNNNNNNNNNNNNNNNNNNNNNNNNNNNNNNNNNNNNNNNNNNNNNNNNNNNNNNNNNNNNNNNNNNNNNNNNNNNNNNNNNNNNNNNNNNNNNNNNNNNNNNNNNNNNNNNNNNNNNNNNNNNNNNNNNNNNNNNNNNNNNNNNNNNNNNNNNNNNNNNNNNNNNNNNNNNNNNNNNNNNNNNNNNNNNNNNNNNNNNNNNNNNNNNNNNNNNNNNNNNNNNNNNNNNNNNNNNNNNNNNNNNNNNNNNNNNNNNNNNNNNNNNNNNNNNNNNNNNNNNNNNNNNNNNNNNNNNNNNNNNNNNNNNNNNNNNNNNNNNNNNNNNNNNNNNNNNNNNNNNNNNNNNNNNNNNNNNNNNNNNNNNNNNNNNNNNNNNNNNNNNNNNNNNNNNNNNNNNNNNNNNNNNNNNNNNNNNNNNNNNNNNNNNNNNNNNNNNNNNNNNNNNNNNNNNNNNNNNNNNNNNNNNNNNNNNNNNNNNNNNNNNNNNNNNNNNNNNNNNNNNNNNNNNNNNNNNNNNNNNNNNNNNNNNNNNNNNNNNNNNNNNNNNNNNNNNNNNNNNNNNNNNNNNNNNNNNNNNNNNNNNNNNNNNNNNTGCTCTTGGACTTGAGGTGACTGCTGGTGTTGCTCTTGGACTTGAGGTGACTGCTGGTGTTGCTCTTGGACTTGAGGTGACTGCTGGTGTACTTGTTTCTGCTGAGTGTCACATTTGACTCTCTTGCGTTTTGCTCGTTGGTTCTTGAACCAAATCTATGTGTAAAAGGGAGCCATGAGGGTTCATAAGTAGAGACTGGCTTAAGAAGCCTGCTACTATTGCTCTTGTTCAGAGATGGGGACTTCTAGGCGAGAAAGGCTAGTCCTGCATCTCTGCCATGTACATCCTGCACTTATATTCTATATCAGGAGCAGAAAACAGAGGTTGTAGAGACAAAGGAGGTTGCAGGAGTGAGAAAGCAGAAATGAAGGgccaagtatggtggcacactcTGATTACAGcataggcagacctctgtgatttcaaagccctatctctatgagttggaagcaaaccaggccagcctcgaactcagagatttgcctgcctctgccttccaagtgttggcgTTAAAGGTCTGCATCACCACTGCTCAGTTtatccagcctttttttttttttgagacagggttttgctgtagttttagagcctgtcctggaactagctcttgtagaccaggctggcctcaaactcacagagatccacctgcctctgcctcctgagtgctaggattaaagacatatgccaccaccactcagccctTCCTTGATCATTCTTCCAAGATAtcttctcctatttattattctctttgcctgccatcCACAACTaccttttctcctgccttgctattggctgctcagctaTCAggtgtgttttagacaggcaatgGTAACACAGCTTCCCAAAGTTAAATGCATTGTAACAGAATGCAATCCATCTTTGCAGCATTAGAACAAATGTTCaacagcataaacaagtgtaacacatcttaaaataatattccccaacagtcaGGAAAGAAGCTTAGGGAAATGGAAAGGGTTACTGCTGACCAACCTGAAGAACTTTGGGATTCAAGTCCATTTGCAAGGCAATTTCTTTCATGAGCTTGGGGTTTGGATATGGGGTTGCCTCATAGACTTTCTTCAGTGAGTCCAGTTGTTTCCGAGTGAATATAGTTCGTCTTCTATATAGATTGTTCTGGGAATCACcttggaaagacagaaagacaagagaCTCTCAAtgtgtcctttatttttttttaaagatttatttatttattacatatacagtgttctgcttgcatgtatacttgcaggccagaagaaggcaccagatctcattacagatggttgtgagccaccatgtggttgctgggaattgaactcaggacctctggaagagcagtcaNNNNNNNNNNNNNNNNNNNNNNNNNNNNNNNNNNNNNNNNNNNNNNNNNNNNNNNNNNNNNNNNNNNNNNNNNNNNNNNNNNNNNNNNNNNNNNNNNNNNNNNNNNNNNNNNNNNNNNNNNNNNNNNNNNNNNNNNNNNNNNNNNNNNNNNNNNNNNNNNNNNNNNNNNNNNNNNNNNNNNNNNNNNNNNNNNNNNNNNNNNNNNNNNNNNNNNNNNNNNNNNNNNNNNNNNNNNNNNNNNNNNNNNNNNNNNNNNNNNNNNNNNNNNNNNNNNNNNNNNNNNNNNNNNNNNNNNNNNNNNNNNNNNNNNNNNNNNNNNNNNNNNNNNNNNNNNNNNNNNNNNNNNNNNNNNNNNNNNNNNNNNNNNNNNNNNNNNNNNNNNNNNNNNNNNNNNNNNNNNNNNNNNNNNNNNNNNNNNNNNNNNNNNNNNNNNNNNNNNNNNNNNNNNNNNNNNNNNNNNNNNNNNNNNNNNNNNNNNNNNNNNNNNNNNNNNNNNNNNNNNNNNNNNNNNNNNNNNNNNNNNNNNNNNNNNNNNNNNNNNNNNNNNNNNNNNNNNNNNNNNNNNNNNNNNNNNNNNNNNNNNNNNNNNNNNNNNNNNNNNNNNNNNNNNNNNNNNNNNNNNNNNNNNNNNNNNNNNNNNNNNNNNNNNNNNNNNNNNNNNNNNNNNNNNNNNNNNNNNNNNNNNNNNNNNNNNNNNNNNNNNNNNNNNNNNNNNNNNNNNNNNNNNNNNNNNNNNNNNNNNNNNNNNNNNNNNNNNNNNNNNNNNNNNNNNNNNNNNNNNNNNNNNNNNNNNNNNNNNNNNNNNNNNNNNNNNNNNNNNNNNNNNNNNNNNNNNNNNNNNNNNNNNNNNNNNNNNNNNNNNNNNNNNNNcttgaggctagcctgaactacagagttagtgccagggCAGTCTCCAAagctgtacagagaaactctttcttgaaaaaccaaggcctagagagatggctcagcagttaagatcactgcctgctcttccaaaggccctgagttcaattctcaacagccacatggtggctcacaaacatctgtaatgagatctggtgccctcttctggcctgcagcatacatgcaaacagaatactgtatatatgattaataaatctttaaaacaaggACTAGGGATTTGGCTTTGGGCGTGCAAGGATTATCTCAGGGCTGAAAACCTTCGGGGGAGGGAGGGTTCCTAGCAGTAGGAAGAACCTGCTGTTAATGACCGGCAACTGTGAGGTCGTCCTGCTTccatccagagtgctgggttacGCAGCACACGATTCAGCTGGGATAGTGCTCCAGGGTGTGTTTCTGGAAGACGTGGAAGTGTCACCCAAAGACTTGTGTGGAAAGTGATCGCGATAGCCAAAGGCCCCCATCCATATGCGCGAACATGATGGGCAAACGAATATGTAAGAAAATGTTACTCCTGTGCTGTTACCAAGCCGAGGAAACGGCTGGTAGTGCTGCCATGGCGGCACCGCCTGAACGGGACCCCATGGCCCACTAGGTGATTAATTAGTCAAGTTATCTACAGcagttctaatttttttcttgttttggcttttcaagacagaatttatccaacctagatgctcctcaactggagtggataaagaaaatatggtacatttgcacaatggagtactacatagcggtaaaaaaacaatgatatctcgaaatttgcaggcaaatggatggatctagaagaaaaccatactgaatgaggtaacccagacccagaaagataaatatcatatgtatttacatataagtgactttcagacataaagcaaacgAAAACCAGCCCTACAGGCCACAACACCAAGGAAACTAGACAACAAACAGGaccttaagagaaacatacatgggtCTATATAGGAAGGtgaagacaaaatctcctgagtaaattgggagcatggaggtcatAGGAAAGgatagaagaggagaggagaggagaagaaagggggagtgaTGAAAAATGGATAGTTCAATTAaaaactatttagaaaaaaaaaaagacaggatttctctgtgtaacagccctagttgtcctggaagttgctctgtagaccaggctggcctcacactaacagagatc encodes the following:
- the Dprx gene encoding divergent paired-related homeobox; its protein translation is MGAFGYRDHFPHKSLGDSQNNLYRRRTIFTRKQLDSLKKVYEATPYPNPKLMKEIALQMDLNPKVLQIWFKNQRAKRKRVKCDTQQKQHQQSPQVQHQQSPQVQCQHSLHSGVNTSPSQSKENIPLGAPTSILPVAQIYTNDEMPSFQLSVYPDLKDYKYPPGGHKIVHFGCCQDPAIYWLQPILWSPKYLSFNHFISLPTKTEKEARNNSNS